Proteins co-encoded in one Kutzneria chonburiensis genomic window:
- a CDS encoding Dyp-type peroxidase produces the protein MASVEPQPVLTPLTEAAIFLVATVADGGEATVAEVLADVAGITRSVGFRIPDGGLTCVVGIGSDGWDRLYPGAGRPVGLHPFTELRGDRHTAPSTPGDLLFHIRGSRMDLCFELADRLARQLGPAVEIVDEVHGFKYFDRRDLLGFVDGTENPTGRAAAEAVTIGDEDPDFAGGSYVIVQKYLHDLTSWHTLSTEEQERVIGRTKLGDMELADDVKPANSHVALNTVVDENGDEREILRDNMPFGHVGSAEYGTYFIGYAASPDIIELMLRNMFIGRPVGTTDRVLDFSTAVTGTLFFVPTADFLENPPEPDVTETDQTAEPVTFSLRVGSLKGTP, from the coding sequence ATGGCGAGTGTTGAGCCACAGCCGGTGCTGACGCCGTTGACCGAGGCGGCGATCTTCCTGGTGGCGACGGTGGCGGACGGCGGCGAGGCGACGGTCGCCGAGGTGCTGGCCGACGTCGCCGGCATCACCCGGTCGGTGGGCTTCCGCATCCCCGACGGCGGCCTGACCTGCGTGGTCGGCATCGGCTCCGACGGGTGGGACCGGCTCTACCCGGGCGCGGGCCGGCCGGTCGGCCTGCATCCGTTCACCGAGCTGCGCGGCGACCGGCACACCGCCCCGTCCACGCCCGGCGACCTGCTGTTCCACATCAGGGGCAGCCGCATGGACCTGTGCTTCGAGCTGGCCGACCGACTGGCCCGGCAGCTCGGCCCGGCCGTCGAGATCGTCGACGAGGTGCACGGTTTCAAGTACTTCGACCGCCGGGACCTGCTGGGCTTCGTGGACGGCACGGAGAACCCGACCGGCCGGGCGGCGGCCGAGGCGGTGACGATCGGCGACGAGGACCCGGACTTCGCCGGCGGCAGCTATGTGATCGTGCAGAAGTATCTGCACGACTTGACGTCATGGCACACCTTGTCGACGGAAGAGCAGGAGCGGGTGATCGGCCGCACCAAGCTCGGCGACATGGAGCTGGCCGACGACGTCAAACCGGCGAACTCGCACGTGGCGCTGAACACCGTGGTCGACGAGAACGGCGACGAGCGGGAGATCCTGCGCGACAACATGCCGTTCGGCCATGTCGGCAGCGCCGAGTACGGCACCTACTTCATCGGCTACGCGGCCAGCCCGGACATCATCGAGCTGATGCTGCGCAACATGTTCATCGGCCGGCCGGTCGGCACCACCGACCGGGTGCTCGACTTCTCGACCGCGGTCACCGGAACGCTGTTCTTCGTGCCGACCGCCGATTT
- a CDS encoding glycoside hydrolase family 3 C-terminal domain-containing protein: MRKLRRALAIGVALVLGAATPVVAAAAPDSGPNPACPWVGSHAPTDVKVSRVLGRMTLDEKITMVHGAASSAYTGIVPGNTRLCVPALKMQDGPVGVRMTDTTQLPAAADLAASFDPALAHSYGKVIGAEDKAKGVDVDLGPTINIVRDPRWGRAFESYSEDPFLTGQIGAADIEGIQSQGVMAQVKHFAVYNQETNRNTVADNAVVDDRTVHEIYTAAFGAIVDQAKPSSAMCSYSAVNGVFACENAYLNNILKNQFGFDGFITSDWGGTHSTVASATAGMDMEMPGGDFFGDALKAAVQSGKVAQSRVDDMVTRIMREEFRFGLFDHPSPDTPTAVASTPANVATARKVAEDGAVLLKNQDNVLPLNAKKVHSIAVIGDGAGKDAMTAGGGSAVVAGTGTVTPFDGIKARAGAGVDVQYAQGNLSSNGQLPAIDSTYFTGNGLSGQYFNNKTLDGTPVATRTDPTVSFDWTGKSPIAGLSTTNYSVKWTGTLNPPETGTYTFGLSSDDGSRLFVNGKQVIDNWRDQASHTETATVDLTAGTPAQIEVDYYQSGGDATVNLGWSRPNQDLQGQAVALAAKSDVAIVYANDFESEGSDLANIELPGTQNSLISAVAAVNPNTVVVLNTGSAVTMPWLDKVKGVFEAWYPGQESGNAIARLLYGDVNPSGKLPVTFPTSMDQVPAATAAQWPGVGGQVRYSEGLNVGYRWYDTKNLTPAYPFGYGLSYTSFAFSHLHVDGNTLRENGKIRVSADVTNTGRRAGAEVAQLYLSAPASVGEPANQLKGFQKVELAPRQTRRVSFELSAQDASYWNSDAQAWTLGVGQYTVHIGDSSRNLPLSGGFRVDRTSGPRYTKVAAPASALGGGTLSVTTTFTNGATEDVRDAVSSLTVPAGWKATAKSPNHFRTVRTGQSVSTTWSVTVPTGATPGAATLKGGTRYQGSGRTSPGDGTATVQVAYQNLAAAFTDVGVSDDANPTAGNLDGAGYSYSAQALAAVGVTPGSAVGGFTWPNIPAGQPNTVTTAGQLVQLNGTGSTLSFLGTGTNGVQSGSVTVTYTDGTTSSGAITFADWYSNAAVAGCTLVVTSPHWNRPAGSTLPADHQVSLYASAIPLTAGKQIASISLPSNARLHIFATNVG; this comes from the coding sequence ATGCGGAAACTGCGAAGAGCGTTAGCCATCGGCGTCGCGCTGGTCTTGGGCGCGGCAACCCCCGTCGTGGCGGCCGCCGCGCCGGACAGCGGGCCGAACCCGGCCTGTCCCTGGGTCGGCTCGCACGCGCCGACCGACGTCAAGGTGTCGCGGGTGCTCGGCCGGATGACCCTCGACGAGAAGATCACCATGGTGCACGGGGCCGCGAGCTCGGCCTACACCGGCATCGTCCCCGGCAACACCAGGCTCTGTGTCCCGGCGCTGAAGATGCAGGACGGGCCGGTCGGCGTCCGGATGACCGACACCACCCAGCTGCCGGCCGCGGCCGATCTCGCCGCGAGCTTCGACCCGGCCCTGGCCCACAGCTACGGCAAGGTGATCGGGGCCGAGGACAAGGCCAAGGGTGTCGACGTGGACCTCGGGCCGACGATCAACATCGTGCGCGATCCGCGCTGGGGCCGGGCCTTCGAGAGCTACAGCGAGGACCCGTTCCTGACCGGGCAGATCGGCGCCGCCGACATCGAGGGCATCCAGTCCCAGGGCGTGATGGCGCAGGTCAAGCACTTCGCCGTGTACAACCAGGAGACCAACCGCAACACCGTCGCCGACAACGCGGTGGTCGACGACCGGACCGTGCACGAGATCTACACCGCCGCCTTCGGCGCGATCGTCGACCAGGCCAAGCCGTCCTCGGCGATGTGCTCGTACTCGGCCGTCAACGGCGTTTTCGCCTGTGAGAACGCGTATCTGAACAACATCCTGAAGAACCAGTTCGGCTTCGACGGCTTCATCACCTCCGACTGGGGCGGCACCCACAGCACCGTCGCCTCGGCCACCGCCGGCATGGACATGGAGATGCCCGGCGGCGACTTCTTCGGCGACGCCCTCAAGGCCGCCGTGCAGAGCGGCAAGGTGGCGCAGAGCCGGGTCGACGACATGGTCACGCGCATCATGCGCGAGGAGTTCCGGTTCGGGCTGTTCGACCACCCGTCGCCGGACACCCCGACCGCCGTCGCGTCCACGCCGGCCAACGTGGCCACCGCGCGCAAGGTCGCCGAGGACGGCGCGGTGCTGCTGAAGAACCAGGACAACGTGCTTCCGTTGAACGCCAAGAAGGTGCACTCGATCGCCGTGATCGGCGACGGGGCCGGCAAGGACGCCATGACCGCCGGCGGCGGCAGTGCGGTCGTCGCGGGCACGGGCACCGTCACACCGTTCGACGGCATCAAGGCCCGCGCCGGGGCTGGCGTGGACGTCCAGTACGCGCAAGGCAATCTGAGCTCGAACGGCCAGCTGCCGGCGATCGACAGCACGTACTTCACCGGCAACGGCCTGTCGGGCCAGTACTTCAACAACAAGACCCTCGACGGCACGCCGGTCGCCACCAGGACCGACCCCACGGTGTCCTTCGACTGGACCGGGAAGTCGCCCATCGCCGGCCTGTCCACCACGAACTACTCCGTGAAGTGGACCGGTACGCTCAACCCGCCGGAGACCGGCACCTACACCTTCGGCCTGTCCAGCGACGACGGCAGCCGGCTGTTCGTCAACGGCAAGCAGGTCATCGACAACTGGCGGGACCAGGCCAGCCACACCGAGACCGCCACGGTCGACCTGACCGCCGGCACCCCGGCCCAGATCGAGGTCGACTACTACCAGTCCGGCGGCGACGCGACCGTGAACCTCGGCTGGTCCCGCCCGAACCAGGATCTCCAGGGGCAGGCGGTCGCGCTGGCGGCCAAGTCCGATGTCGCGATCGTGTACGCCAACGACTTCGAGTCCGAGGGCAGCGACCTGGCGAACATCGAGCTGCCGGGCACGCAGAACTCGCTGATCTCGGCCGTCGCGGCGGTCAACCCGAACACCGTCGTCGTGCTCAACACCGGCTCCGCGGTCACGATGCCGTGGCTGGACAAGGTGAAGGGTGTCTTCGAGGCGTGGTACCCGGGTCAGGAGTCGGGCAACGCCATCGCCCGGCTGCTCTACGGCGACGTCAACCCGTCCGGCAAGCTGCCGGTGACCTTCCCGACGTCCATGGACCAGGTGCCGGCGGCGACCGCCGCGCAGTGGCCCGGCGTCGGCGGCCAGGTGCGGTACTCCGAGGGCCTGAACGTCGGCTATCGCTGGTACGACACGAAGAACCTGACGCCGGCCTACCCGTTCGGCTACGGGCTGTCGTACACCAGCTTCGCCTTCTCGCACCTGCACGTGGACGGCAACACCCTGCGGGAGAACGGAAAGATCCGAGTCAGCGCCGACGTCACCAACACCGGCCGGCGCGCCGGGGCCGAGGTGGCGCAGCTGTACCTGTCGGCGCCGGCCTCGGTCGGCGAGCCGGCCAACCAGCTCAAGGGTTTCCAGAAGGTGGAGCTGGCCCCGCGGCAGACCAGGCGGGTGAGCTTCGAGCTCAGCGCCCAGGACGCCTCGTACTGGAATTCCGACGCCCAGGCCTGGACGCTCGGCGTCGGCCAGTACACCGTCCACATCGGAGACTCGTCACGGAACCTGCCGCTGTCCGGCGGTTTCCGGGTCGACCGGACCTCCGGCCCGCGCTACACCAAGGTCGCCGCGCCGGCTTCGGCCTTGGGCGGCGGCACGTTGTCGGTGACCACGACCTTCACCAACGGGGCCACCGAGGACGTCCGGGACGCCGTCAGCTCGCTGACCGTGCCGGCCGGCTGGAAGGCAACTGCCAAGTCGCCCAACCACTTCCGGACTGTTCGGACCGGACAGTCGGTATCGACGACGTGGTCCGTGACCGTGCCGACCGGGGCCACGCCCGGCGCGGCGACGCTCAAGGGCGGCACGCGATACCAGGGCTCCGGGCGCACGTCGCCCGGTGACGGCACCGCGACTGTGCAGGTGGCGTACCAGAATCTGGCCGCTGCCTTCACAGATGTCGGCGTGAGCGACGACGCCAACCCGACCGCGGGCAACCTGGACGGCGCGGGGTACAGCTATTCGGCGCAAGCGCTTGCCGCTGTCGGTGTCACACCCGGGTCGGCCGTCGGCGGCTTCACGTGGCCGAATATCCCCGCGGGTCAACCGAACACCGTCACGACGGCTGGACAGTTGGTGCAGCTCAACGGGACCGGCAGCACGCTGTCGTTCCTCGGCACTGGTACGAACGGTGTACAGTCCGGATCGGTGACAGTCACCTATACGGACGGCACGACATCCAGCGGCGCCATCACCTTCGCCGACTGGTACAGCAACGCCGCCGTCGCCGGCTGCACACTCGTGGTGACCTCGCCGCACTGGAACCGCCCGGCCGGCAGCACATTGCCGGCCGATCACCAGGTCAGCCTGTACGCCAGCGCGATCCCGCTGACCGCGGGCAAGCAGATCGCCTCGATCAGCCTGCCCAGCAACGCCAGGCTGCACATCTTCGCGACGAACGTCGGCTGA